A single Brassica rapa cultivar Chiifu-401-42 chromosome A04, CAAS_Brap_v3.01, whole genome shotgun sequence DNA region contains:
- the LOC103864013 gene encoding protein NOI4, translated as MASNNQQRQQQQDRPLPKFGEWDVNDPASAEGFTVIFAKARDDKKTNASGRAPSQRRDNNKGQDEPTKKRFCCF; from the exons ATGGCATCG aataatcaacaaagacaacaacaacaagatcgACCATTACCAAAATTTGGAGAATGGGACGTGAACGATCCAGCATCAGCCGAAGGATTCACCGTTATATTCGCTAAAGCTCGAGACGACAAGAAGACAAACGCTAGTGGTCGTGCTCCGTCCCAACGCCGTGATAATAACAAAGGACAAGACGAACCTACG AAGAAACGATTCTGCTGCTTCTGA